GCCATCACGCGCCTGCCCATACTACTCGACGATCCGGCTCATGCGCTGCCGCCGCCGATGGTGACCCTGCTGCTGCGTCTGTATCATCGCTTCGGCCAACTCAGCAACGAAATCGTCGAACTCGAAACCGAACTCAAACGTCAGCTGGCCGGGAACGAAGCCGGCCAGCGACTGCTTACCATTCCGGGTATCGGCCCGATGACCGCGAGCAGCCTGCTTGCGATGGCCGGTGACGTGCATGGATTCAGGCGAGGCCGCGATTTCGCCGCCTCGCTGGGTCTGGTGCCACGACAGCATTCGACCGGAGGGCGCGCGACGCTACTGGGCATTTCCAAGCGCGGCGATAAACATCTGCGCAGCTTGCTCGTGCAGGGCGCGCGTGCCGTCCTGCGCTGCGCCCAGAGGCGCACCGATGCGCTCGGCGTATGGGTGCAGGACCTGCTGCGACGCCGTCACACCAATGTCGTTGCCTGCGCGCTGGCCAACAAAATGGCCAGAATCGTGTGGGCAATTCTGGCCAGGGGGGGCGAATATCAAGCGCATCCGCGCCCCGCCTGATCAGCTCAACCTGCCTGCTTTTGCGACCACCAATCTGTGATGAAGATAAATGGCACACGGCCCGACTGAAAACCTGACAAACAATCCAGTCTCGCAGACTGACGACTTTTTAAAGGACAGTCGGGCGCGGCTCCTCATCGAGGGCCGGGCGCTATTAATCCGCGCCCATTTCGAGCCCGGATACATTTGCGCAAGCCCTTTTATCTCAGGTCACACATTCAGGTTGCAAAACTTGGGCTGACCATACATTAGCATGGAGCGATGAAGCCGGGGATGGCCACCTGATTGGGAAATACTATCAGGCGCACGCATGGAAACCGGTTACGTGATCGGCACCGGCCCACGGGATGCGTTTCCGTCCGGTCCGGACTTCGATCTTTCGACATGAGCGCGGGCATCCAGTACCATGCTTTCCCCGGAAGTGAGGGTTCGACCAGATGGAACGTTTTTTCTTGTCGCGGGCGAGCGCTGTCGCCTATCTGCTCGGGATTCGCCGCGCAACACCAGGTGGGATTGACAACCTGCGGGTTGGCGAGGCTGACGTAAGGTTACAGGATCTGGATACGCTGGATCGCTTGCTACTCGATGTGCGCGCGGGCCGGGTTCGCGAATTCCGGCTGGACAAGCCCCAGGCGATCGAGGTGACGGTCACAGATTGAATAACTGGACACGCGGCACCGTACCAAAACTATCAGCCGCGCGACAAGCCTTCGCTAGGGCCGCTTGGCGAAAGCCGTATCGGCGACAATCGAGCCGCTGCCGAGATACTCTTCGAACGAACTCCTGAGAAGCTCGTCGATCACCACGTCGTCGAGATCGGCTGGCTCCATCCCGCGAATCCTGCAGAGGAGTGTAAGGGTTTGTAATGCAGCATGGATGACCGCGGCCTCGGAGGATTTTGGTGTATTCATGATGATGTTTTCGGCAGAACTCGCGCTGACTTTAGCAAAATGGATATCGTCAGCTACGATGTCTAAAGTGGACATCCCAAATGTCGCGCACGCATAAAATCGCGTCTTTGCAATCCGTTACCTGCTCAAACAGACTCGTAACCGGCCAGATCGTGCCGCACAACTCGGCCGGGTCGGTAGCCCATCACACTGAGAAAAGGGAAAACGCCGGTACTCGAGTAGCTTGAAGCACGGCAATTGCTCGACCGGGCACCGATCGCGCTGATCGTGTTTTCGTTCGCGCGGATCGATGATGCCTATTGCAGGACCGTCGGCTGTGGGTGAGCCCGTGTGAAAAACGCGGTAGTCGGTTTCGTTCAACAGATCAAGGGTTAGCGAACAGGATGGCGGCCGGCGCCGGTCCTGTCAGCTGTCATCGCCGCAGGCAGGTCGTCCGGCATCGATCGGTGAATTCGCAGTCGGCGAAAACGTACACTCTGCCCGCTCCGCTAATCCGCTTTGTTGAAGGCGGCAGCAAGCGTTAGCTGCATCCAGTCCAGAAATTCTTCCCACACGTCCCAAGGAATAGCCGTGCGCTCGCGGCTATCGATGCGCAGCGCGTATTGCGGCGAATCCTCGCGCACGAGCTCGGGCCGTGACTGGAGCCAGCGGCGCAGCGCTTCCTCCAGTTCCAGCGGCGCATCCATGAGCGCGAGTGCCTTTTCGCCGTCGATCTCGATCGTCTGCACCCCGGCCGGGATGCCGAACATGAGCGCACGGAATTTGTCCTGAAAAGCCATCGATTACAACCTCAGTTCGTCATCGTCATATGCTGCAACGGCTTTGCCTGTTTCATGTCGATCGTCAAAACTCGCCATGCCGCGCTTGAGCGGGTTGACTACCGACAGGGCCGCCGCGACTAGGTCAACCGCAGGCCTGTCGCGATCAAAATCCGCGACGCGCGCGGTTTTCGTGAAGGTCGTGCCGTCGGCCTCGATGTGCGTAAGTTCCACGTCATAGTGGCCGTTCATCGGCGTGCCGGTGTCGTCGTTGGCAACCGTCATCACGGCCAGCGTGCGGGTGAGCTCAGCGTCACCGTCGGGCAGTAGCTCGATTGTCACGCGCAGCATGTGTTTTCTCCAAAAGCACTATCAGGGCCGGGGATTGCGGGCACGCCATCCGGCAAGAAACGCGCGCCGTTCATCGTCCGTGAGGATGCCGGTAAACGGCGCCGATTGCCGGAGGTCCGTTGCATGTTCTCCCGGATCGGTCATCAGGGCGATTGTCGTGTCGATGCCCTGATTGATCGTAACCCGCCATTCGATGAGATAGGGGTCAGCATGGTTATGCGGCTGTATGGCCATCCTGCGGTCAACGGTATCGCGCACCTGGTCGAGCAGCGCCGGGTCACGGCGGATCTTTCCGGCGATGAGCCGGTGCAGTGCGAGGCTGCGCCGATGCTTGTCCAGATGCAGATGGACCGTGACAGCTTCGTCAATCCTGAGCGGCGTGTCGAAGTCGGCCGACATGCTGATCTAGCCAGCCAGTGTGCCGAGCCTACGACGCGGTGCGCCTGCGCTGCCCGGTTGAGAGGCGACGGGCTCGGCAAGTCGGGTTGCGGCCTCGAAATCGATCACAATTGCAGTTTCGTCCGGCTCGAAAGGAATATCGGAAAACATGTCCGGCCCGGTATGTGCGCCGCTGCCGAATTGGATCGTGCCGAGCCGGATTGGTAGCGCATAGACCGTCACGATGTCATCGAAGCCGCTGTTGAAGTGTGGCAGCACGACGCGGGCATTGGCCGGGAAGG
Above is a genomic segment from Paraburkholderia dioscoreae containing:
- a CDS encoding IS110 family RNA-guided transposase, producing MANATLVGIDLGKHCFFLHAQDAHGHEVWRKKATRTQLYTLMANCAACTVAMEACAGAHWLARKFQGFGHQVRLIAPQFVKPFVKGNKTDFADAEAICEAASRPSMRFVAIKTPEQQTLLALHRMREALVRERTATGNQIHAFLLEFGVSLPIGSVAITRLPILLDDPAHALPPPMVTLLLRLYHRFGQLSNEIVELETELKRQLAGNEAGQRLLTIPGIGPMTASSLLAMAGDVHGFRRGRDFAASLGLVPRQHSTGGRATLLGISKRGDKHLRSLLVQGARAVLRCAQRRTDALGVWVQDLLRRRHTNVVACALANKMARIVWAILARGGEYQAHPRPA